The bacterium DNA window CTACCCCGGGCCAAAAAGACTTCTCGATCCAGAAATACAAAAGGTCATCCGCTCCTTTCGCAGTGATAACATCTCCCTTCTTAACCGGTCTTCCATCGTCCCAGCGGGTGTTACCCCAGCCAATAGTCCAAGGATCTCCTCCGGTACCCGGATCGGGGTAGGCTACCAGCTCGCAGGATTCGAATCGCTTAATCATTTCAATGCCGCACTTAGGCGGCTTGATATTAGTCCTCATCGTTACTTTCTTCCATGGTGGGTGGATACGACTCCGATTTGAAGATTATACCAAACACCTCATCGCTCCCCTCTATCTCTTCTACCTCGGGATGACCCGGGCTTCTCTCCATCAGCGACTTGAGTTCTTCCGGAATCTCTCGAGATTGTTTCTTACTTCCGTTGTTTCCAGAAACAGCATCCATCAGAACCCTATGCT harbors:
- a CDS encoding lysin → MRTNIKPPKCGIEMIKRFESCELVAYPDPGTGGDPWTIGWGNTRWDDGRPVKKGDVITAKGADDLLYFWIEKSFWPGV